The segment tataacaatgataataataatgatgatgataataatgataataataattatgatgatgatgataataataataatagtaatgatgatgataataatgataataataatgattatgatgaggatgatgaataaCAAGGTCATTAGATGTTTACATGCACTACTAGTATCGTTTAATTCAAATAAGTGAATTTGAGCAATTCAAGTCAGTGGTAGTAACTTAATTTCCAAGACCATTCTACATAGTTAACATCCTTCTTTTTTAGGGTTTTAGACTTTTCTTCTATATCAAAtggatcctttttcttttctgttctttttcttatattatctCTTAATTATGCTTTGTTCAAGATTTTGGAGTGTCTTCAAACGTAGTACTTTTTTGTCAGCCCCTGTAAATTATTCTATATTGGGATTATTTTCAGAGCTTCCCTCAACTCTTGTTTTGTAGGAATGGAATCTTGGACATTGCAGTATTATATGTTCTACTACATAGTCAACTCAGTCTTGTCAGGAAAATGTGATCACTCTAGGCCTAGTATTGTtttgtatttacacataaatgtctccacaagtgctcagctaCTAAGAGGCAATTAGTATTCTCCATGAACTTGCCTAATTTTCCCCATGCTctcagtttttattattattattattattattattttttttttttttttttttttttttttttttttaattcagtgCTATTAGTGTCAGTGCTCTTAttattaatagtgatattatggttattgcaatgctactaacaatactaataacaatatgaaatgaTATAAAATACTTCTAAAAATCAAGGGAAAGAGTGAACAGTGGAGATGGGTAGGGTTAGTAATTGACTCTTGGTGATTAAGCTCTTTTAGAGCCatctaataataatttataaactaAACTCATTGTGGGTAATGGCATGTTCATACTCATCCCTGTTGGCATTATATTAAATCTTATAAACCATATTTCCATTTGGTAAGTACACAAATACACCATGACTTTTAATTTTGTGAAAAAAGTTTGTACTCAAAGTACactagacatatatgaatatactgaaTATATCAGTGTATTATTAGAGAGGAACCTAAATCATGTTGTGGGTCACTACAGATACTGATACCCATTTTTCAAATGATACCTCAACACAAACTAATGGCCAATACTTTACTGATACAATTCAATAAGTGAAGCATGCAGCTGGAAACTAACATAGAGTTGCAAGTAAGCAGCAGGCAATTGCCTGTTGCTGACATAATTATTAAATGCCAGGCTACCCAGTTGATTTATTTATAAACCAATCCTTCTTAGATAATCTACTTGTAAATTTACTCTCTTGTATTCATAGGCATAATAATAGCTATTatctttgtatgtttttgtttaatgCTAATGCAAATACATGCAGTATTTATGCTTCTTTCTGCATTGTTGCAGAaactgtatatattttctttcatatgtgtatatctctacAGCTGATTTCTTTCATAGAAACCCGTTGAAATATTCTTAAAATCTTTCacatgatttttaaaaaaggtgATCCTTGGCCAGAATTGTagaataggtatgaatgagaattaatatcttcacagtacaagagatgtattaaaccAATTTGGAATAagttcgtcagaaatacgtgaagatatatttgaaactggttaaatatacctctgttgtattgtgaagatgttctttctcattcattcttttctacatttatcaaaatTAATACAGTTCTAAGCTAGAGAGCACAGACAAGTTATCATAACAATAGGAACACAAATTGGACATGGTGCTGatgggaaaataaagaaaccaaTTTCCACACTTTTCAGTCATaagctttccttcttctctccatgaTTTGGCTTGATAAATCACTGTAAATAACTTtctaaggaggaaaaaaaatttcccccaCTATTGTCAGTAAATCCAATATCTATGGTACTTATAACATGTTGATACCTCAATGGCATGTATATGTGCCTTagccactgtgattttagtttatgaATTTTGTTAACTTTTACTCACAGGTTCATGATTGAAGAGAGCTAGATTTAACAGGAAAATAGATAGAATGGTACGACTGTGTTGTCCACTGCTCACATAttagagaggatgggaagagatgcACCCGTTAAATAGTGTACCTAATAGTTTTTTAGATATACCCAAGGTACTCTGAAATAGGTAGCTCCACTCTGTCTTGATGAAAGTAAAAGTTGGCAACTTCAGAGCTAAGCCCCTCTGCTTTGCCTTTATTCCTTGCTAATATCAATTCATTTTTGGATTCAACAGGCTGGTTATATATTCCTTggatatatctattcatacatatatacatgcatatatgtatataggttgtacattattatatttattttaagttaattaattaattattattatattttttttttaacaattcatttgggaaTTGATTATATGACAGACtgcataactatatctatctatctactgtatatAGACATGCACAAGTGCACTCTTATCCTTTAATGAATCATTAAATTAATTGAATGTTTAATAATGTTAGAAAATTAGCAAGagtatttacattttatatagtTGGGGTGAATAAATATACCAAGCTGTGCACTGAtatgtattctttctttttttctacagcACCTGCATGCGTCGGTGGTTACCAGCCAGAATACTGTACAGTGTTGGGCTTGCATCTGCAAGTAGTGTTGGTACTTGCCCATTGTACATTAGGAATGGTGTGGATAAATTCTTGCTGGTTTCCAAAGACTTTCCAGTGTGTCGAGGTATGTCTACAACTAAACATTGTggggaaacgcaaaaaaataatcatcagGAGGACCAGCAAATTTTGGGAAGTACTTCTATCAAGTCAGATGAAAAGGATGCCCGAAAGGATGATGCTTACAAGAGAGAAGATGCAGGTACTCTGAAATCTATTATGGATAAACAAGATAAAGATTCAAATGGAAAACGAACAAGGGAATTGCTTTCACCTCTCCGTCCATTACCAAAGAAAAAAGTCAAAGCAGGTCACACATCACAGAAGACTTTTCTAAAAACTGCAAGCTTGGATTTTATTCCACTCCCTCAAAGCCctcaaagagaaaaagatgaactCGAGGACTTCTTTGTGATTGATGTGGAACCATCTGACAATTTCCCTCCAACTGTAAAAGCTACTAGTACACACTCGCCAGTACCATCCACCAGCAGTAGTACAATAACTAAACGGGAGAAGGTAGTTGAAAGCAAAGGACATGAATATGTTAGTGGTTTTACTCCTGATACTTTTGCACCAAATCTTAGAAAAAATGacccttcatctctttcccagTGTGAAGCAGGACCATCTTCTAAACAAGATGTTCCCAAGTTTTCTGAAAtagtaaaaattaaaagaaaagaatatgtacAAAAGAAACATGATGAGATCGGAGACATTCAAATTTTGTATGAGAGTCCTCGTGAAAAACTAAAAGGACAGTCAGTCATGTGTATAGCTAAGGACTTAGACAAAGGAAACAAAGAACTTCTGTCAGCTGAAAGGTCTCTCATTCCAAATCAGCAGTTAAGAAATTGCCATGTTGGTACAAAACATGGACTTAAAGCCAGTTCAATAAATATAGATCAAGATGAAATAGTCTCATATGAAAAAGATAgccataaagaaaggaagaaaggaaaaaaatcacttaGAAGTCAAAGTAGAGAAACCAGTCCTGATGTTCAAAAGGTGAATGTGATTGACCCAGATGTAGTTGAAATTGCAGATGTTACACCTTCAAGCAGTAAGAATGTAGACTTTGAAGTAATTGATGTTCTGGATTCAGAGGAGGATAATGACCAAAGTATGTCTGATGATGAAGGGCAAGTTATGGATGTTAGTAGTTCAGATTTTATATCTTTACAAAAGCTGCGAGTCGCAGATTTACATAATACAAATATTGAGATTGATGATGCAACTTTGACATTAAGAAAAAAACTAGAAGATCTTCGTAAGTGGGACATGACAGGTCTGGGTCAGGAAGTTTTGTTAGGAAGGGGTTGTAGGTCAGATGATACAATTTTTACAGTTATGTCATATAATGTGTTGGCTCAGTCTCTGTTAACAGATCAGATGTCATTGTACAGTTCATGCAAACATGAACATTTAGCATGGCAATATAGATGGGCATTACTTCAGCATGAGATCACTGATTTAGACCCTGATATTCTCATGTTGCAGGAAGTTCAGTCATCTCATTACCATACTTATTACCTCCCATGGCTCACATTTAGAGGATATGAGGGATTCTATAAGAAAAGAACTGGAACCAAAGCAGATGGATGTGCTATATTTTATAAAACTAGTACTTTTACTCTTATAGAGCATTGCAGTGTAGAGTATCGTCAGCCGAGTGCAATTAATGTTCTCGATCGTGATAATGTTGGATTAATTGTAAAGTTAGCTCCTGTGAAGCGACCACATGGTACACCTCTGTGTGTGGCTACAACACATCTGTTATATAATCCACGTAGATATGATGTTAAACTGGCTCAGGCTGTTCTTCTTTTAAGTGAAATTGATCGTTTGTGCTTTGAAAGAGAATTAGGCAATAGAACACAGTATTGTCCTGTTATTATTTCTGGTGATTTTAATGCAGAACCACACACCGCTTTGATTGATTTCTTTAAAAAGGGAAGACTACACTATGAAGGTCTTGCCTCAAAATCTTTAGCTCGACATGGAGCTCTAGGTAAAAGTTTAGGGGCAGAACTTATTCCTTCAAGTTTAGGTATTACTAATCAGTGTCAACATTCTGTTCTTGCTCAGAGTCGATTTTTGGATCAGAACATTGGTCCATTATTTTCTCTTAGTGACAAGCGTCAATTGGAACagtcacttattcatttatatcactCTGACCGCAACACAAAGGTAAATAATTCAAAGGCAAAAGTAGTTCCTGGTCCACAGCCAAGTGGTTGGTTTACACATGGACTGAACCTCAATTCAGTGTATTCTAACCGTCTGAGTAGATTAGGTGGTGCTCCAGAGGTTACGACCAAACATGATAGAGGTTGGACTACAGTGGACTATATATTTTATTCCCGTATTTATTCAGATTCCTTTGCTCGGCCAATTGAAGGAAACTTAAAATTGTTGGCTCGATATGGATTACTTTCTGGTTCTGAAGCACAACAGTTTTCTCCATTACCATCAAGTGTTTGTCCATCTGATCATTTCCCATTAGCAGCTCAGTTTCTGTTACGGAAATAACTTTCAtacttttcatatttattttcagtgTCAATCATCCTTTTGTACAAGctagttgttttttgttttgtctttgctaTAATGCAAACTCTTTCTTATCATCACAGGAAGAAaaagattttgtttttgtattcagAGTTTGCCTCACTTCAAATGAATAGAGATGTGTACATAATGAAAGTTTTAAACTGAATTAGAACATGGAAATCATTTTGATTATGGGAAAATAATTAAATACAGAAAAACTTCAGTAAAGAATGCTACACTTATTTATTATAAAACAGAATATAGATTTATGCATTTTGTACTCTTGTTTCAGAGATTTAGTTATTTTCCTGAATATGTCGTGTCACAGACGACTGTATGGTAGATACATGCTTAGTGGATGCATGACACTAAGCAAGTAAAAAGTGGAATACCAGAAAAGCTTGGAAGCTAATTTACATATTGCAATGATTTTATCATATTGTTCCATAACACAGTACAGTACAAACAGATATGGTTGTAAAAGTTTTTTGCAAATGAAAAGGTAGTttcttaaaaatatttttatatatttgtcagtATGTCTTAATATATTGAAGATATCAAGAATATCTTTTCCActgcaaacaaaacaacaaaattgtACGAACATGATGCACAATTTTATGGTTGCATGGATGAAACTAcatgagaaataaggaaaatatctTTAATGTGTAACACTGAATATTTTAAGTTTATTTTTATGATACATTATTATATGATGGCAAAACAATTCTACACTAGTTATATTTATTTAAGATTTTATAAGAAAACAATACTTGCCAGAAGGACATGgtatcttcattactattctgttcaaaatgatagtagaaatttagataaataaattttgAAATATTTGTTCCGTGTTTCCCTATATTATTACCTATAAAGTGAACTAGAATGAAGGCTCAGATTTTGATGAGTATGCCACAGAGAAGCAATAAGGTTACAAAAGTTGCAGCCTCTGTAAAGGATGTGCTTTTGACCCACCCCCCTAATCCGGAACCCATtgccaagggggagggggcttacgAGCCAAAAACTGTATTCTCTTGTTGGGGAACTCTACCCTAGGTCTCCTCCCTCCAAAGTcatgcccgttgttgtcgttggagagagggatggaggcccAATGTGGGGTATCACTCCTGCCTTGGACCTCAACCttctcgcctcaactaattttgcatggtcttttcttcacatttcttttgtcttcctttcttcatccccttGTCTCCACATCCTAAAATGTGAGAACCGTGTTGAAAGgacgaaaggctggctttgtgttagTCCCAAATAGCGTCCGTACTccatttgctcttccctctttaccttttTCACGAACAAACTAACTTACTGCGCTCTGCAACATTTGACATTGAAAATATTTTATCCcagtttaattcatttttttaactttttagcCACAATACTTTCCTTAACTTGGGACCCCCATGCCTTGCCCTATTACTATACTTTGTATAGGCTGCTAATGACTTTCGATGTTGTTGACATGGCAGATATTTTTCAATAAATGAATACCCTGGGCTTTAGCCCTTAGCTCAATCAATTCTGCAtggtcttttcctttcccttttcctttttcttctcttcttcaaccACTTCTATCCAGTTCCTATGATGTCAGAGCAATGTTGAAATGATAAAAGGCTGGCTTGGGATCAGTCCTAAAATGTCTCAGGAGGTCATGGCCATGGTATTTCCCTCTAGTTCTCTAGCCCTTACCCTTCATGAGGACTCTGACAGGTAGACCATTTCTCTTCCCCACATACTCTATACTGGCTaacatggccaataatgaatatGACTACTTGCCCCTCGTCAATACCTGCAACCAGTTCAATCATTCCAAAGCACCCCCATAGCCCCTCACTGAGATAATACCCTCATATTCCAACATcttcaaaaacaagtaggcaaagtttcccaCCCTTCCGATTtttcatgcccccctccccctaatcccttgCTCCTTGTTGttgggggcttaggagacagaaaCAGGCCCAATGTAGGGCATCACccttaccttgggcctcagctcTCGCCTCAACTCATTTTACATGGTCTATTCTTCTCTcgatttcccttccctttcttcatccccttctgttcaTTTCCTAAGGTGTGACAGCTGTGCTGAGAGgatggctttgtgtcagtcatgaacggcctcttctccccctttcctctttcgttcatccccttctgtccaatTCCAAAGGTTTCAGTCATGAACGGCTCCGGGAGCCATGGTCACGGTACCCTTGATCCATCGCATAGCCCATACGCTTTATGAGCATCCAgaggggtagaccatttctttccCCCGCTTACTTCAGGCTCACCATGGTAAATAATTaagatttttatccttattaggaGCATTAAGGCTGATCTtatcatcaactagcctatctaaatttgatatCATTAGTTTCTcgacccctgcctctcctttgaccacagctccGATCAATGATACTAATACTCCCTCATCGATTACTGACAACTATCAATTCCAAACCATCCtggtcattactcaaccttcagaatgcaccccttcctgTCGCCAAACATTCTCCACTCCATATTTTACTACACATTCTTTATTGTCAACCCCTTCccttactactactattcatccttattgtcctccccacAGTACTACCTCACTCCACACCACCACATCTTCCTGCCCTCGCCCTTCTGCTACTTCCACCTCTGCAATCCTTTGGCttagccaagtgggatcgattctttgtgattccccctacagtcccttactctgacaataattttctctttcaacaatgtctccaaaacaagtaggcaaagtttccatTTGCAGTCGTTCCGATtgttcacgccttgtcacagttacaattgagtcccaagctcgtgcactatctatCATGACGAACttcactggcaaacctattcctgccaGCCTCTGGTTAATAGTTGTACCTTAACGGTTTCTGTCTTCCCGACTGATTGTCCCATCTATGACAAAACTGGTcaggctgttatatatatatatatatatatatatatatatatatatatatatatatatatatatatatatatatatatatatatatatatatatatatatatatatatatatatatatacatacatataatatatatatatatatatatatatatatatatacatacatataatatatatatatatatatatatatatatatatatatatatatatatatatatatatatatatatatatatatatatatatatatacatacacatgcatatatatatatatatatatatatatatatatatatacatatacatatacatatacatatacatatacatatacatatacatatacatatacatatacatatacatgtacatatacatatacatatacatatacatatacatatacatatacatatacatatacatatacatatacatatacatatacatatacatatacatatacatatacatatacagacacagacacagacatatatatgtaaatgtatatgtatgtatatatatatatatatatatatttatatatacatatacatatttatatatacatatacatatacatatactacatacatatacatatactacatacatatacatatactacatacatatacatatatatatatatatatatatatatatatatatatatatatatatacatatatatatatatgtatatgtatgtagtatatgtatatgtatatataaatatgtatatgtatatataaatatgtatatgtatatataaatatat is part of the Penaeus vannamei isolate JL-2024 chromosome 19, ASM4276789v1, whole genome shotgun sequence genome and harbors:
- the LOC113804224 gene encoding uncharacterized protein isoform X1, which encodes MCTCMRRWLPARILYSVGLASASSVGTCPLYIRNGVDKFLLVSKDFPVCRGMSTTKHCGETQKNNHQEDQQILGSTSIKSDEKDARKDDAYKREDAGTLKSIMDKQDKDSNGKRTRELLSPLRPLPKKKVKAGHTSQKTFLKTASLDFIPLPQSPQREKDELEDFFVIDVEPSDNFPPTVKATSTHSPVPSTSSSTITKREKVVESKGHEYVSGFTPDTFAPNLRKNDPSSLSQCEAGPSSKQDVPKFSEIVKIKRKEYVQKKHDEIGDIQILYESPREKLKGQSVMCIAKDLDKGNKELLSAERSLIPNQQLRNCHVGTKHGLKASSINIDQDEIVSYEKDSHKERKKGKKSLRSQSRETSPDVQKVNVIDPDVVEIADVTPSSSKNVDFEVIDVLDSEEDNDQSMSDDEGQVMDVSSSDFISLQKLRVADLHNTNIEIDDATLTLRKKLEDLRKWDMTGLGQEVLLGRGCRSDDTIFTVMSYNVLAQSLLTDQMSLYSSCKHEHLAWQYRWALLQHEITDLDPDILMLQEVQSSHYHTYYLPWLTFRGYEGFYKKRTGTKADGCAIFYKTSTFTLIEHCSVEYRQPSAINVLDRDNVGLIVKLAPVKRPHGTPLCVATTHLLYNPRRYDVKLAQAVLLLSEIDRLCFERELGNRTQYCPVIISGDFNAEPHTALIDFFKKGRLHYEGLASKSLARHGALGKSLGAELIPSSLGITNQCQHSVLAQSRFLDQNIGPLFSLSDKRQLEQSLIHLYHSDRNTKVNNSKAKVVPGPQPSGWFTHGLNLNSVYSNRLSRLGGAPEVTTKHDRGWTTVDYIFYSRIYSDSFARPIEGNLKLLARYGLLSGSEAQQFSPLPSSVCPSDHFPLAAQFLLRK
- the LOC113804224 gene encoding uncharacterized protein isoform X2; the encoded protein is MRRWLPARILYSVGLASASSVGTCPLYIRNGVDKFLLVSKDFPVCRGMSTTKHCGETQKNNHQEDQQILGSTSIKSDEKDARKDDAYKREDAGTLKSIMDKQDKDSNGKRTRELLSPLRPLPKKKVKAGHTSQKTFLKTASLDFIPLPQSPQREKDELEDFFVIDVEPSDNFPPTVKATSTHSPVPSTSSSTITKREKVVESKGHEYVSGFTPDTFAPNLRKNDPSSLSQCEAGPSSKQDVPKFSEIVKIKRKEYVQKKHDEIGDIQILYESPREKLKGQSVMCIAKDLDKGNKELLSAERSLIPNQQLRNCHVGTKHGLKASSINIDQDEIVSYEKDSHKERKKGKKSLRSQSRETSPDVQKVNVIDPDVVEIADVTPSSSKNVDFEVIDVLDSEEDNDQSMSDDEGQVMDVSSSDFISLQKLRVADLHNTNIEIDDATLTLRKKLEDLRKWDMTGLGQEVLLGRGCRSDDTIFTVMSYNVLAQSLLTDQMSLYSSCKHEHLAWQYRWALLQHEITDLDPDILMLQEVQSSHYHTYYLPWLTFRGYEGFYKKRTGTKADGCAIFYKTSTFTLIEHCSVEYRQPSAINVLDRDNVGLIVKLAPVKRPHGTPLCVATTHLLYNPRRYDVKLAQAVLLLSEIDRLCFERELGNRTQYCPVIISGDFNAEPHTALIDFFKKGRLHYEGLASKSLARHGALGKSLGAELIPSSLGITNQCQHSVLAQSRFLDQNIGPLFSLSDKRQLEQSLIHLYHSDRNTKVNNSKAKVVPGPQPSGWFTHGLNLNSVYSNRLSRLGGAPEVTTKHDRGWTTVDYIFYSRIYSDSFARPIEGNLKLLARYGLLSGSEAQQFSPLPSSVCPSDHFPLAAQFLLRK